In the genome of Drosophila subpulchrella strain 33 F10 #4 breed RU33 chromosome 2L, RU_Dsub_v1.1 Primary Assembly, whole genome shotgun sequence, one region contains:
- the LOC119546285 gene encoding pupal cuticle protein → MYLLVNFVVALVIMQVQVQAGSSYIPDSDRNTRTLQNELQVERDGNYRYAYETSNGISASQAGLGGVSIQGGNSYTSPEGNVISVNYVADEFGYHPVGSHIPQVPDYILRALEYIRTHPYQIKDYYTGELKTVEHDAAAFNVYTRNIQEPTTPRSRPSTTPKTIYLTHPPTTTLRPLRQRRGASKH, encoded by the exons ATGTATTTGCTT GTGAATTTCGTCGTTGCCCTGGTCATCATGCAGGTGCAGGTGCAGGCGGGCTCCTCTTATATCCCAGATTCCGATCGTAACACACGGACCCTCCAGAACGAACTGCAGGTGGAACGGGATGGCAATTACCGGTACGCCTACGAGACCTCCAATGGAATTTCCGCCTCCCAAGCGGGATTGGGTGGCGTTTCCATCCAAGGTGGCAACAGTTACACCTCACCCGAGGGCAATGTCATCAGTGTCAACTATGTGGCCGATGAGTTTGGCTATCATCCCGTGGGCTCGCATATTCCCCAGGTTCCCGACTATATACTACGCGCCCTGGAGTACATTAGAACGCATCCCTACCAGATAAAGGATTACTATACCGGCGAACTCAAGACCGTGGAGCACGATGCGGCCGCCTTCAATGTGTATACCCGCAACATCCAGGAACCAACGACCCCAAGATCCCGACCAAGCACCACTCCAAAGACCATATACCTCACCCATCCGCCCACGACAACGCTACGACCTCTGCGACAAAGACGAGGCGCTTCGAAGCACTGA